Proteins co-encoded in one Parascardovia denticolens DSM 10105 = JCM 12538 genomic window:
- the rplQ gene encoding 50S ribosomal protein L17: protein MPQPKKGPRLASSPAHERLMLANMATSLFEHGQIKTTLPKAKRLRPLAERLITFAKKGDLASRRRVLRVVRNKSVVHKLFTEIAEQMEQREGGYTRIIKISARKGDASPMAIIQLVTEPVSAKKATVKEAEAAVKQAEATEAPAEAAKADKAEAEKAEKPAKADKAEAKESKATKDKAEKAE from the coding sequence ATGCCACAACCAAAGAAGGGGCCGCGTCTGGCTTCCAGCCCAGCACATGAGCGCCTGATGTTGGCAAATATGGCCACGAGCCTGTTCGAACACGGTCAGATCAAGACCACCTTGCCTAAGGCCAAGCGTCTGCGTCCTTTGGCCGAGCGCCTGATCACCTTCGCCAAGAAGGGTGACCTCGCTTCCCGCCGTCGCGTCCTGCGCGTGGTGCGGAACAAGTCCGTGGTGCACAAGCTGTTCACGGAAATCGCCGAGCAGATGGAGCAGCGTGAAGGCGGTTACACCCGCATCATCAAGATCTCCGCTCGCAAGGGCGATGCTTCCCCCATGGCCATCATCCAGCTGGTGACCGAGCCTGTGTCCGCCAAGAAGGCGACCGTCAAGGAAGCTGAAGCCGCTGTCAAGCAGGCTGAGGCTACCGAGGCTCCTGCTGAGGCAGCCAAGGCTGACAAGGCTGAAGCTGAGAAAGCTGAGAAGCCAGCCAAGGCAGACAAGGCTGAAGCCAAGGAGTCTAAGGCCACTAAGGATAAGGCTGAGAAGGCTGAGTAA
- a CDS encoding DNA-directed RNA polymerase subunit alpha, producing MLIAQRPSLTEEQINPQRSRFTIEPLEPGFGYTLGNSLRRTLLSSIPGAAVTSVRISGALHEFTALPGVKEDVAEILLNIKELVLTSEYDEPVVMYLRKSGEGEATAADITPPAGVVVANPDLHIATLAEDGELEIEFTVERGRGYVPAQMNKQEGDEIGRIPVDSIYSPVLKVSYKVDPTRVEQRTDFDKLTVDVETKPSISPRDAVASAGSTLVELFGLFHELNNQAEGVEVGPAPVVEEVDPQMEIPIEDLNLTQRSYNCLKREGIHTIGELVKRSEQDLLDIRNFGQKSIDEVKEKLDSMGLSLKQSPLGLGQIDLEGDNFFSPEDI from the coding sequence GTGCTTATTGCACAGCGTCCGTCACTTACTGAGGAACAAATCAATCCCCAGCGTTCCCGCTTCACCATCGAGCCTCTGGAGCCAGGATTCGGTTACACTTTGGGCAACTCCCTGCGCCGCACCCTGCTGAGTTCGATCCCTGGGGCAGCAGTGACATCAGTGCGTATCTCCGGAGCCCTGCATGAGTTCACCGCTCTGCCAGGCGTGAAGGAAGACGTCGCTGAGATTCTTTTGAACATCAAGGAGCTCGTTCTTACTTCCGAGTATGATGAGCCCGTCGTGATGTATCTGCGCAAGAGCGGCGAGGGTGAGGCGACCGCGGCTGACATCACCCCTCCGGCCGGTGTGGTGGTCGCCAACCCCGACCTGCACATCGCGACTCTTGCCGAAGATGGCGAACTCGAAATCGAATTCACCGTGGAACGTGGACGTGGTTATGTCCCCGCACAGATGAACAAGCAGGAAGGCGATGAAATCGGCCGCATCCCTGTGGACTCCATCTACTCCCCAGTGCTCAAGGTGAGCTACAAGGTCGACCCCACCCGTGTGGAACAGCGTACCGACTTCGATAAGCTCACTGTGGATGTGGAAACCAAGCCTTCCATCTCCCCCCGCGACGCGGTGGCCTCCGCCGGTTCCACTCTGGTCGAGCTCTTCGGGCTCTTCCATGAGCTGAACAACCAGGCCGAAGGCGTGGAGGTGGGCCCGGCCCCCGTGGTCGAAGAGGTCGATCCCCAGATGGAGATCCCCATCGAGGACCTGAACCTGACCCAGCGCTCCTACAATTGCCTGAAGCGCGAGGGAATCCACACCATTGGTGAATTGGTCAAGAGGTCTGAGCAGGACCTGCTTGATATTCGTAATTTTGGCCAGAAGTCCATCGACGAAGTGAAGGAGAAGCTCGACTCCATGGGCCTTTCCTTGAAGCAGTCCCCCTTGGGCCTTGGCCAGATCGATCTTGAAGGTGATAACTTCTTCAGCCCTGAAGACATCTGA
- the rpsK gene encoding 30S ribosomal protein S11, with amino-acid sequence MAATKQAARKPRRKDRKSVPVGQAHIKSTFNNTIVSITDPSGAVVAWASGGDVGFKGSRKSTPYAAGMAAEAAARKAQEHGVKKVDVFVKGPGSGRETAIRSLQSAGLEVGSITDKTPQAFNGVRPPKRRRV; translated from the coding sequence ATGGCAGCTACAAAGCAAGCCGCGCGCAAGCCTCGCCGCAAGGACCGCAAGTCGGTCCCCGTCGGCCAAGCGCATATCAAATCAACATTCAACAATACGATCGTCTCCATCACTGATCCGTCCGGTGCCGTCGTGGCATGGGCATCCGGTGGTGATGTAGGTTTCAAGGGCTCACGTAAGTCCACTCCTTACGCCGCGGGCATGGCCGCAGAAGCAGCAGCCCGCAAGGCTCAGGAGCATGGCGTCAAGAAGGTTGACGTCTTCGTCAAGGGACCCGGTTCAGGTCGCGAGACCGCCATCCGTTCCTTGCAGTCTGCCGGTCTCGAAGTCGGTTCCATCACCGACAAGACCCCCCAGGCTTTCAACGGCGTACGCCCCCCTAAGCGTCGTCGCGTCTGA
- the rpsM gene encoding 30S ribosomal protein S13, with the protein MARLAGVDIPNDKRIEVALTYIFGVGRTRAKETLAATGISPDIRVKDLTDEQLIQLRDYLEGNYKIEGDLRREIDADIRRKVQINCYQGIRHRRHLPVRGQRTKTNARTRKGPKRTVAGKKKA; encoded by the coding sequence ATGGCACGTCTTGCCGGAGTCGACATCCCCAACGATAAGCGCATTGAAGTGGCTTTGACCTACATCTTCGGTGTAGGCCGCACTCGCGCCAAAGAGACACTCGCAGCGACTGGAATCTCTCCAGATATCCGCGTCAAGGATCTGACTGACGAGCAGCTCATCCAACTGCGTGATTACCTCGAGGGTAATTACAAGATCGAAGGTGACCTGCGTCGTGAAATCGATGCGGACATCCGTCGTAAGGTTCAGATCAACTGCTATCAAGGTATTCGCCATCGCAGGCATCTGCCTGTCCGTGGTCAGCGTACGAAGACCAACGCTCGCACCCGCAAGGGACCGAAGCGCACAGTCGCAGGTAAGAAGAAGGCTTAG
- the rpmJ gene encoding 50S ribosomal protein L36, with translation MKVSPSVKRICEKCRVIRRHGRVMVICENPRHKQRQG, from the coding sequence ATGAAGGTTAGTCCAAGTGTGAAGCGGATCTGCGAGAAATGCCGCGTGATTCGTCGCCACGGCCGCGTCATGGTGATCTGTGAAAACCCGCGTCATAAGCAGCGTCAGGGCTAG
- the infA gene encoding translation initiation factor IF-1, with translation MAKNDVIEVEGRVVEALPNAMFRVELENKHIVLATISGKMRKNYIRILPQDRVVLEMSPYDLTRGRITYRYK, from the coding sequence ATGGCAAAGAATGATGTGATCGAAGTCGAGGGGCGGGTCGTCGAGGCCCTTCCTAACGCTATGTTCCGTGTGGAACTCGAGAACAAGCACATCGTCCTGGCTACCATCTCCGGAAAGATGCGGAAGAACTACATCCGCATTCTTCCCCAGGATCGGGTAGTGCTTGAAATGAGCCCTTACGATTTGACTCGTGGACGTATTACCTACCGCTACAAGTGA
- a CDS encoding LemA family protein: MSAGWIVLIVIIVLIIALLVWGVGQYNALVVLRNRVKNGWAQTDVQLKKRADLVPNLVATVKGYAQHESSVFEEVTKARASVLNSYNASQAAGGESPFASSSAADAPSAEQLQARAAAEAAFGRAIVNVLATAENYPQLQANQNFLDLQAQLKQLEDKIGYARQFYNDVVMKYNTQQEVFPSNIIAGLFHFQQAQSFEVTDQADRQAPKVDFGA, translated from the coding sequence ATGAGCGCAGGCTGGATTGTTCTTATCGTCATCATCGTCCTCATCATCGCCCTGCTTGTCTGGGGAGTGGGACAGTACAACGCCTTGGTCGTCTTGCGCAACCGCGTCAAGAACGGCTGGGCCCAGACCGACGTGCAGCTGAAGAAGCGGGCGGACCTGGTCCCCAACCTGGTGGCGACCGTCAAAGGTTACGCCCAGCATGAATCCAGCGTCTTCGAGGAGGTGACCAAGGCCAGGGCAAGCGTCCTCAACTCCTATAACGCTTCCCAGGCCGCGGGCGGGGAAAGCCCCTTCGCCTCTTCTTCGGCCGCCGACGCGCCCAGCGCCGAGCAATTACAGGCCCGGGCTGCGGCGGAAGCCGCCTTCGGCAGGGCTATCGTCAACGTCCTGGCCACGGCTGAGAACTATCCTCAGCTGCAGGCCAACCAGAACTTCCTGGACCTGCAGGCCCAGCTCAAGCAGCTGGAAGACAAGATCGGCTACGCCCGGCAGTTCTACAATGACGTGGTCATGAAATACAACACCCAGCAGGAGGTCTTCCCCAGCAACATCATCGCCGGTCTCTTCCACTTCCAGCAGGCCCAGTCCTTCGAAGTGACGGATCAAGCGGACCGTCAGGCCCCGAAGGTCGATTTCGGCGCCTGA
- a CDS encoding DUF2207 domain-containing protein yields MKSSRSRYALSKAILTTVVVALIAVFYLIFAAVQSSSEQSGGMVYQNMDYQAWLLKNGDIQVKEKVTIDLSDRGRVWRQLFSHYTLSADKATAISDVSVSEIVDGEEVPYRQVDYRDTEADIIDEDQWNEKASNTWYLVPLTGDDPDPLSSHGLDPIPPSLKIGESKQVELGWNIPVTDSGTRTFQISLTFKNAVTAYTDANKLLWEIIDSSNTVPVKHLQGRIFFPSGTDKSWGWYHFSGQSTSRRGKDGSLIFTAENIRPYQYLDILAMFQTPGMEVSRKTTDKTVSTTVESERRAFEHDQSRRRGEAIRNLALIIVPAVLIILLSVASIVNAIRAYRANRYKPTGEYVRDVPLDIPATEAAAVYQSLQVSQGIPTDANVEKRQMAALLLSLISKGAVAVYPGSPDYYQGLDPLNPSKERIGKAMLTAAAAGQEGSSSSLDQKSGSFQITYVVVPDEEWKGMPGKADSLSDEEELLRSIFLEVSQEIGPAFSGDDLKFLLRGGTLAAKSIRQLNALLESDSSKRRRYLSDRAPRNLTWPVSLLALSSVVSAFALTLWFSPFAYFLVLGLAGIFVARFAWAYGRVDAVLPGGEKILHQVERLSNYLRDFSDFTDRGVEELVLWDDYLVYAAAFGMSKEVMKQFRQVLPSLGKVTAADMGAVSTGWIWAPNYMFGLSTPSFGPSDVTGGDQSGLMPGGEWSFGGFSNDLAGAGLSSLTDFSDFGSAFSDSLSSFGGTVADAINTINATSGASGSGGGGGGGFSGGGFSGGGGGGGGGSFGGR; encoded by the coding sequence ATGAAGTCTTCCCGTTCCCGTTACGCCTTATCCAAGGCCATCCTGACCACCGTCGTGGTCGCCCTCATCGCCGTCTTTTATCTGATTTTCGCCGCCGTCCAGTCCTCTTCCGAGCAATCCGGGGGCATGGTCTACCAGAACATGGACTATCAGGCCTGGCTGTTGAAGAACGGCGATATCCAGGTGAAGGAGAAGGTGACCATCGACCTGTCGGATCGGGGCCGCGTCTGGAGACAGCTTTTCAGCCATTACACTTTGTCAGCCGATAAGGCCACGGCCATCAGCGATGTATCGGTGTCCGAAATCGTCGACGGCGAAGAGGTCCCTTACCGGCAGGTGGATTACCGGGACACGGAGGCCGACATCATCGACGAGGACCAGTGGAACGAAAAGGCTTCCAACACTTGGTATCTGGTTCCCCTGACCGGGGATGACCCCGACCCGCTCTCCTCCCATGGCCTGGACCCGATCCCTCCCTCCTTGAAAATAGGCGAGTCCAAACAAGTGGAATTGGGCTGGAACATCCCCGTGACCGATTCCGGCACCCGGACTTTCCAGATTTCCCTCACCTTCAAGAACGCCGTCACCGCTTACACCGACGCGAACAAGCTCCTGTGGGAGATCATCGACTCCAGCAACACCGTCCCCGTCAAACACCTGCAAGGCAGGATTTTCTTTCCCTCGGGGACGGATAAATCCTGGGGCTGGTATCATTTCTCCGGACAGTCGACCAGCAGGAGGGGGAAAGACGGTTCCCTGATCTTCACCGCCGAGAACATTCGTCCTTATCAATACTTGGACATCCTTGCCATGTTCCAGACCCCGGGCATGGAAGTGAGCCGGAAAACGACCGACAAGACGGTCTCGACCACAGTCGAATCTGAGCGCAGGGCCTTCGAGCATGATCAAAGCAGGAGACGGGGCGAAGCCATCCGGAACCTGGCCCTGATCATCGTCCCCGCCGTTCTTATCATCCTCTTGAGTGTGGCTTCCATAGTCAACGCCATCCGCGCTTATCGGGCGAACCGGTACAAGCCCACGGGCGAATACGTGCGCGATGTCCCCTTGGACATCCCCGCGACCGAAGCCGCCGCCGTCTATCAGAGCCTGCAGGTCAGCCAGGGGATTCCCACCGATGCCAACGTGGAAAAGAGGCAGATGGCCGCCTTGTTGCTGTCTTTGATCTCCAAAGGGGCCGTCGCCGTCTATCCCGGGTCCCCCGATTATTACCAAGGTCTGGATCCCTTGAACCCGAGCAAAGAGCGGATTGGCAAGGCGATGCTGACCGCTGCCGCCGCTGGTCAGGAAGGATCTTCATCCTCCCTCGACCAGAAATCCGGTTCCTTCCAGATAACCTATGTGGTGGTGCCGGACGAGGAGTGGAAGGGCATGCCGGGCAAGGCGGATTCTTTGAGCGACGAGGAGGAGCTGCTGCGATCCATCTTCCTGGAAGTGAGTCAGGAGATTGGTCCCGCCTTCTCCGGGGATGACCTGAAGTTCCTTCTTCGCGGCGGTACCTTGGCGGCCAAGTCGATCAGACAGTTGAACGCCCTGCTGGAGTCGGACAGCTCCAAACGGCGTCGCTACCTGAGCGATAGGGCCCCCCGGAACCTGACCTGGCCCGTCTCTCTCCTGGCTCTCTCCTCCGTGGTCAGCGCCTTCGCCTTGACGCTCTGGTTCAGCCCCTTCGCCTACTTCCTCGTCCTGGGCTTGGCCGGCATTTTCGTCGCCCGGTTCGCTTGGGCTTATGGCCGGGTTGATGCCGTCCTGCCTGGGGGCGAGAAAATCCTGCACCAGGTGGAAAGGCTCAGCAACTATCTGAGGGATTTCAGCGATTTCACCGACCGAGGAGTGGAGGAGTTGGTCTTGTGGGATGACTACCTGGTTTACGCTGCCGCTTTCGGCATGTCGAAAGAGGTCATGAAGCAATTCCGTCAAGTCCTGCCTTCGCTGGGGAAGGTCACCGCCGCGGATATGGGGGCGGTTTCCACTGGCTGGATTTGGGCTCCCAACTATATGTTCGGCCTGTCCACACCCTCGTTCGGGCCGTCCGATGTGACCGGAGGGGACCAGAGCGGGTTGATGCCAGGAGGGGAGTGGTCCTTCGGAGGCTTCTCCAACGATTTGGCTGGGGCCGGCCTTTCCTCACTGACCGATTTCTCCGATTTCGGGTCCGCTTTCTCCGACAGCCTTTCCTCTTTCGGAGGGACAGTGGCAGACGCGATCAACACCATCAACGCCACCTCCGGAGCGTCAGGCTCCGGCGGCGGAGGAGGGGGAGGGTTCTCCGGTGGTGGCTTCTCCGGCGGCGGAGGCGGCGGCGGCGGCGGTTCCTTCGGGGGCCGTTAG
- a CDS encoding adenylate kinase: MRLLIMGPQGVGKGTQAALLAQHYGIPAISTGDIFRYNLKNQTELGKQAQAFMDKGELVPDQLTNAIVKDRLAMDDAKQGWILDGYPRNAAQVEALDSILTDLCTPLDRVVALHADHDVLMERMTKRAEIEGRADDTPEVIAKRLDVYAKETEPLLAIYKERGLLLSVDGVGRIDEISRTIISQLDQVA; encoded by the coding sequence ATGCGTCTGTTGATCATGGGTCCCCAAGGAGTGGGCAAAGGCACCCAAGCCGCCCTTCTGGCCCAGCATTATGGCATCCCGGCCATCTCCACCGGCGACATCTTCCGCTATAACCTGAAGAACCAGACGGAGCTGGGCAAGCAGGCCCAGGCCTTCATGGACAAGGGCGAGCTGGTCCCCGATCAGTTGACCAACGCCATCGTCAAAGACCGCCTGGCCATGGATGACGCCAAGCAGGGGTGGATCCTCGACGGATACCCCCGCAACGCCGCCCAGGTGGAGGCCTTGGATTCCATCCTGACCGACCTGTGCACCCCCTTGGATCGGGTGGTGGCCTTGCATGCCGACCACGACGTGCTGATGGAGCGCATGACGAAGAGAGCCGAGATCGAAGGCCGGGCCGACGACACTCCGGAAGTCATCGCCAAGCGTTTGGACGTTTACGCCAAGGAGACCGAGCCCCTTCTGGCCATCTACAAGGAACGCGGTCTCCTGCTCAGCGTGGATGGGGTCGGCCGGATTGACGAGATCAGCCGGACGATCATCTCCCAGCTGGACCAGGTCGCCTAA
- the secY gene encoding preprotein translocase subunit SecY, which yields MRTLIQALKTKELRKKIFFVIFLIIIFRVGSFIPTPGVDYKAVHSCVAAATQENFVGLVNLFSGGALLQLSIFALGIMPYITASIVIQLLRVVIPRFEELHKEGQSGEAKLTEYTRYLTIGLAVLQSTTILVTARSGQLFAGSCNKQVVPDSSIWNLSVMVLIMTGATGFIMWMAELITDKGIGNGMSILIFTSICSSFLPKLWDIGYKDGQWLKFGIVTAVVIFILIFVDYIELMQRRIPVQYTRRMIGRKMYGGTSTYLPIKVNMSGVIPPIFASSILAIPTLIAQFGNPKQSWVGWVNTNLANTTSTWYIVLYLVMIVFFTFFYTSIIFNTDETADNMKEYGGFIPGIRAGRATSEYLKYVVDRLNTVGSLYLLFVCLLPTVLIMVLQLSSNLPFGGTTILIIAGVGLDTLRQAAAQTEQFQYEGFLLKADEASAAAELNK from the coding sequence GTGAGAACTCTCATTCAGGCGTTGAAGACGAAGGAACTTCGTAAGAAGATTTTCTTCGTCATTTTCTTGATCATCATCTTCCGCGTGGGATCCTTCATCCCCACCCCTGGGGTGGATTACAAGGCCGTGCATTCCTGCGTGGCCGCCGCCACCCAGGAGAACTTCGTCGGGTTGGTCAACCTCTTCTCCGGCGGCGCCCTCCTGCAGCTGTCCATCTTCGCCTTGGGCATCATGCCCTACATCACGGCTTCCATCGTCATCCAGCTCCTGCGCGTGGTCATCCCCCGCTTCGAGGAGCTGCATAAGGAAGGCCAATCGGGCGAGGCCAAGCTGACCGAGTACACCCGTTATCTGACCATCGGCCTGGCTGTGCTCCAATCCACCACGATCCTGGTCACCGCCCGCTCCGGCCAGCTCTTCGCCGGCTCCTGCAACAAGCAGGTCGTGCCGGACAGCTCCATCTGGAACCTGTCCGTCATGGTCCTCATCATGACCGGAGCCACCGGCTTCATCATGTGGATGGCCGAGTTGATCACCGATAAAGGCATCGGCAACGGCATGTCCATCCTCATCTTCACCTCCATTTGCTCGTCCTTCCTTCCCAAGCTCTGGGACATCGGTTACAAAGACGGTCAGTGGCTCAAGTTCGGCATCGTGACGGCCGTGGTCATCTTCATCCTCATCTTCGTGGACTACATCGAGCTCATGCAGCGTCGAATCCCCGTCCAGTACACCCGCCGTATGATTGGCCGCAAGATGTACGGCGGCACCTCCACCTACTTGCCTATCAAGGTGAATATGTCCGGCGTCATCCCGCCCATCTTCGCCTCCTCCATCCTGGCCATCCCCACCCTGATCGCCCAGTTCGGCAATCCGAAGCAGTCCTGGGTCGGCTGGGTCAACACCAACCTGGCCAATACGACCAGCACCTGGTATATCGTCCTTTATTTGGTCATGATCGTCTTCTTCACCTTCTTCTACACGTCGATCATCTTCAACACGGATGAGACGGCCGACAACATGAAGGAGTATGGCGGCTTCATCCCCGGCATCCGTGCAGGCCGCGCCACCTCCGAGTATCTCAAGTACGTGGTGGACCGTCTCAACACGGTCGGGTCCCTCTACCTGCTTTTCGTCTGCCTGCTGCCCACCGTGCTCATCATGGTCCTGCAGCTGAGTTCCAACCTGCCTTTCGGCGGAACCACCATCCTGATCATCGCCGGCGTGGGTCTGGATACCTTGCGGCAGGCGGCGGCCCAGACCGAGCAGTTCCAGTACGAAGGCTTCCTGCTCAAGGCCGATGAGGCCAGCGCCGCGGCGGAATTGAACAAGTAA
- the rplO gene encoding 50S ribosomal protein L15, which translates to MANEKEVNILQMHDLRPAPGAKKDRTRIGRGEGSKGKTSGRGTKGTHARYQVRPGFEGGQLPLYMRLPKLRGFRNPFKVEFQVVNLDKVAELFPQGGDVTVEDLVAKGAVRKNQPVKILGQGDLSVALNFKGVKASASALKKIEAAGGSVSAE; encoded by the coding sequence ATGGCTAATGAAAAAGAAGTGAACATTCTTCAGATGCATGACCTCCGTCCGGCCCCAGGCGCCAAGAAGGACCGCACCCGCATCGGTCGTGGTGAAGGTTCCAAAGGCAAGACCTCCGGCCGCGGCACCAAGGGCACGCACGCCCGTTACCAGGTCCGTCCTGGTTTCGAAGGCGGCCAGCTGCCCCTGTACATGCGTCTGCCGAAGCTGCGTGGCTTCCGGAACCCCTTCAAGGTGGAGTTCCAGGTCGTCAACCTTGACAAGGTAGCTGAGCTCTTTCCCCAAGGCGGTGACGTCACTGTGGAGGACCTGGTCGCCAAGGGCGCCGTCCGCAAGAACCAGCCCGTGAAGATCCTGGGTCAAGGGGACCTGTCCGTGGCTCTCAACTTCAAGGGGGTCAAGGCTTCCGCCTCCGCTCTCAAGAAGATCGAGGCGGCCGGCGGCTCTGTGTCCGCTGAATAG
- the rpmD gene encoding 50S ribosomal protein L30 translates to MAKENQLKITLVKGVAGATRRQKDNVRTLGLHKIGQSTVRPDSSAVRGLVRKVAHLVTVEEA, encoded by the coding sequence ATGGCTAAGGAAAACCAGCTGAAGATCACCCTGGTCAAGGGCGTCGCCGGCGCCACCCGACGTCAGAAGGACAACGTGCGCACCCTCGGTCTGCATAAGATCGGGCAGTCCACCGTACGTCCCGATTCTTCCGCCGTCCGTGGCCTGGTCCGTAAGGTAGCCCATCTCGTGACTGTAGAGGAGGCCTAG
- the rpsE gene encoding 30S ribosomal protein S5, which translates to MSDDQTVKETEEVVAATQNGETPAADAAEESNERRGRRGGRGRGERRSRRDRDDKRDEMLERVVTIRRVSKTTKGGRTMSFAALVVVGDGKGNVGVGYGKSHEVPAAIAKGNLDAKKHMFTVPRLRGTIPHPVIGHESAGTVFLRPAAPGTGVIAGGAVRAVLECAGISDILTKTMGSGNAINTVRATVQALKSLEEPQEVAARRDLSLQEVAPDRLLREQAAGIDEERKAREEAQAAKTAKDGE; encoded by the coding sequence GTGAGCGATGATCAGACTGTAAAAGAGACCGAAGAGGTCGTGGCCGCCACTCAGAACGGCGAGACCCCTGCGGCGGACGCAGCCGAAGAGTCCAACGAGCGCCGCGGACGTCGTGGCGGCCGTGGCCGTGGCGAGCGTCGTTCCCGTCGCGACCGCGACGATAAGCGCGATGAGATGCTGGAACGCGTGGTCACCATCCGTCGCGTCTCCAAGACCACCAAGGGTGGCCGCACCATGAGCTTCGCGGCTCTGGTGGTCGTCGGTGACGGCAAGGGCAACGTGGGCGTCGGTTACGGCAAGTCCCACGAGGTCCCCGCGGCCATCGCCAAGGGCAACTTGGACGCCAAGAAACACATGTTCACCGTGCCTCGTCTGCGTGGAACCATCCCTCATCCCGTCATCGGCCATGAGTCCGCTGGAACCGTCTTCCTGCGCCCCGCGGCCCCCGGTACCGGCGTCATCGCCGGTGGCGCCGTCCGCGCCGTGCTTGAGTGCGCCGGCATCAGCGACATCCTGACCAAGACCATGGGCTCCGGCAACGCCATCAACACCGTGCGCGCCACCGTCCAGGCCCTCAAGAGCTTGGAAGAGCCGCAGGAAGTCGCCGCTCGTCGTGACCTTTCCCTCCAGGAAGTCGCCCCCGACCGTCTGCTCCGCGAGCAGGCCGCCGGCATCGACGAGGAGCGCAAAGCCCGTGAAGAGGCTCAGGCCGCCAAGACAGCAAAGGATGGTGAGTGA
- the rplR gene encoding 50S ribosomal protein L18: MTVNILGKGKKISRLRRHARLRKKIVGTAERPRLVVTRTNRNMIAQIVDDTKGVTLVSASTLANDFGPFEGTKTEAAKKVGGQVAQKAKEAGISVVVFDRGGNKYHGRVAAVADGAREGGLQL, translated from the coding sequence ATGACAGTCAATATTCTCGGTAAGGGCAAGAAAATCTCCCGCCTGCGTCGCCATGCTCGTCTTCGCAAGAAGATCGTCGGCACCGCAGAGCGCCCGCGTCTTGTCGTCACCCGCACGAACCGCAACATGATCGCCCAGATCGTCGACGACACCAAGGGAGTCACCCTGGTGAGCGCCTCCACCTTGGCCAATGACTTCGGTCCTTTCGAAGGCACCAAGACGGAAGCCGCCAAGAAGGTCGGCGGACAGGTCGCCCAAAAGGCGAAGGAGGCCGGCATTTCCGTGGTCGTCTTCGATCGTGGCGGTAATAAGTATCATGGCCGCGTCGCAGCTGTTGCGGACGGCGCCCGTGAAGGAGGTTTGCAGCTGTGA
- the rplF gene encoding 50S ribosomal protein L6 — protein sequence MASHIGKLPITIPAGVEVKVDGQTVTAKGPKGTDSYTMPEGISLKIEGNEIQVEAVDDQRQTRANHGLSRSIIASIVKGVHEGFSKHLMIVGTGYRATAKGKGIEFSLGYSHTITVNPPEGIEFEIPNANEVIVKGIDKQAVGQVAANIRKLRAPEPYKGKGIKYSDEHIARKAGKAGK from the coding sequence ATGGCATCACATATTGGTAAGCTCCCCATCACCATCCCGGCTGGGGTAGAAGTCAAGGTCGACGGTCAGACCGTCACCGCCAAAGGCCCCAAGGGCACGGATTCCTATACCATGCCCGAAGGCATCTCCCTGAAGATCGAGGGCAACGAGATCCAGGTCGAAGCCGTCGATGACCAGCGTCAGACCCGTGCCAACCACGGTCTGAGCCGCTCCATCATCGCTTCCATCGTCAAGGGCGTGCATGAAGGTTTCAGCAAGCACCTGATGATCGTCGGCACCGGTTATCGCGCGACCGCCAAAGGCAAGGGCATCGAGTTCTCCCTGGGCTATTCGCACACGATCACCGTCAACCCGCCTGAAGGCATCGAATTCGAGATCCCCAACGCGAACGAAGTGATCGTCAAGGGAATCGACAAGCAGGCCGTCGGCCAGGTCGCCGCCAACATCCGCAAGCTTCGTGCTCCTGAACCTTACAAGGGCAAGGGCATCAAGTACAGCGATGAGCACATCGCCCGCAAGGCAGGAAAGGCTGGTAAGTAA
- the rpsH gene encoding 30S ribosomal protein S8 yields MTMTDPIADMLTRLRNASAAKHETVDMPYSKFKAHIAEILKREGYIKDFAAKDARVGQTLEITLKYGPRGEQTINGIKRVSKPGLRRYAKSDALPMPLGGLGIAIISTSAGLMTQKECLDRGIGGEIVAYVW; encoded by the coding sequence ATGACAATGACAGATCCAATCGCAGACATGTTGACGCGTCTGCGTAATGCGAGTGCGGCGAAACACGAGACCGTGGATATGCCTTACTCGAAGTTCAAGGCGCATATCGCCGAGATTCTCAAGCGCGAAGGCTACATCAAGGACTTCGCCGCCAAGGATGCCCGCGTCGGCCAGACCCTTGAGATTACTCTCAAGTACGGTCCCCGCGGCGAACAGACAATCAATGGCATCAAGCGCGTCTCCAAGCCAGGCCTGCGTCGTTACGCCAAGTCCGACGCTCTGCCTATGCCCCTGGGTGGTCTTGGTATCGCCATCATTTCCACCAGCGCTGGTTTGATGACCCAGAAGGAATGCCTCGACAGGGGCATCGGCGGCGAAATCGTTGCCTACGTGTGGTAA